In the Candidatus Paceibacterota bacterium genome, one interval contains:
- a CDS encoding nucleotidyltransferase domain-containing protein → MKTPLIIAFGSQVSGKSTTMSDHDFGVLGKQSLSLSERTDLSDYISKKLDINEDKIDIVDLRTASPLLKFEVARNGKLIDGEYFDFIRFKVLAFKEYVDTAKFRRLREEVMMKKYA, encoded by the coding sequence ATGAAGACTCCACTTATCATTGCTTTTGGTTCGCAGGTGAGCGGTAAATCTACTACCATGTCTGACCATGATTTTGGTGTGCTTGGAAAGCAGTCGTTATCTCTATCTGAACGTACTGACCTGTCAGATTACATCTCAAAAAAGCTAGATATCAATGAAGATAAGATTGACATCGTCGATCTTCGTACTGCCTCACCTCTCTTGAAGTTCGAGGTTGCGAGAAATGGCAAACTCATAGATGGTGAGTATTTCGATTTTATTAGATTCAAAGTCCTAGCTTTTAAAGAGTACGTTGATACTGCGAAATTCCGTCGTTTACGTGAAGAAGTAATGATGAAGAAATATGCTTAA
- a CDS encoding DUF86 domain-containing protein, with protein MLNNLILKKLEQMSVLLGELRELLEIPFSEFKSTFKNIRSAERNFQLIIELASDINAQIIADMGAQTPDTYKDSFRRVVELKILDEKSLPDFIRSSNLRNILIHEYDFDEDNFIFYKSAKEFVPLYENYIRSIQKHIRP; from the coding sequence ATGCTTAACAATCTCATCCTAAAAAAGCTTGAACAAATGTCTGTATTGCTCGGAGAACTGCGAGAACTTCTCGAAATTCCTTTTTCTGAGTTCAAGTCTACATTCAAAAATATTCGTTCTGCAGAAAGGAATTTCCAACTCATTATTGAACTTGCAAGCGATATAAACGCGCAAATCATAGCGGATATGGGAGCACAGACTCCCGATACATACAAAGATTCATTTAGAAGAGTAGTTGAACTAAAGATTCTAGATGAAAAATCTTTGCCAGATTTTATAAGAAGTTCTAATTTGAGAAACATTTTGATTCATGAATATGATTTTGACGAAGACAATTTTATTTTTTACAAGTCAGCGAAAGAGTTTGTCCCATTATACGAAAACTATATCCGATCAATCCAAAAACACATAAGACCGTAA
- a CDS encoding RNA-binding protein, whose amino-acid sequence MSKRLFVGSIAWGTTDQTLKSHFEQAGQVESASVIMDKMSGRSKGFGFVEMSSDQEAVDAVTKLNGSELDGRKIVVSEARPKA is encoded by the coding sequence ATGTCAAAGAGACTTTTCGTAGGCAGTATTGCCTGGGGTACGACCGACCAGACCCTGAAATCACATTTCGAACAGGCCGGTCAAGTTGAGTCGGCAAGTGTTATCATGGACAAGATGTCCGGCCGCTCAAAGGGTTTTGGTTTCGTTGAGATGTCTTCCGATCAGGAAGCTGTCGATGCTGTTACCAAGCTCAATGGTTCTGAATTAGATGGTCGCAAGATTGTCGTATCAGAAGCACGCCCAAAGGCATAA
- a CDS encoding TIGR00730 family Rossman fold protein: MSNNNEFSKSDIHGNEVISHLEHINREFSDGFEFLKKYPKSVTVFGSSLAKPEDEAYKKAEELSARIVRDIGYTIITGGGPGIMEASNKGAYEAGGVSLGLNVSLPHERTTNAYVTHSIKFSYFFSRKTMLMFAAEAFVFFPGGYGTLDELFNVLTLIQTGKIPKVPIILFDSNYWNPFKQFLTDHTMNKYHAIDQDSLNMFEITDSLDKVIEIIKKAPVSEWWRNIN; the protein is encoded by the coding sequence ATGTCAAACAACAACGAATTTTCCAAGAGTGATATTCACGGCAACGAGGTGATATCTCATCTAGAACATATTAATAGAGAATTTAGTGATGGTTTTGAATTTTTAAAAAAATACCCCAAGTCGGTTACAGTTTTTGGTTCATCATTAGCAAAGCCAGAAGATGAAGCTTATAAAAAAGCAGAGGAACTTTCGGCTCGTATAGTTAGGGATATTGGTTATACCATTATTACTGGAGGAGGTCCTGGTATCATGGAAGCGTCCAACAAGGGTGCTTATGAAGCGGGAGGAGTTTCTTTGGGACTCAACGTCAGCCTTCCTCATGAAAGGACTACAAATGCCTATGTTACCCATTCTATAAAATTTTCGTATTTCTTTTCTAGAAAGACAATGCTTATGTTTGCGGCTGAGGCTTTTGTATTTTTTCCTGGGGGATATGGTACATTGGATGAGCTTTTCAATGTTTTAACTTTGATTCAAACAGGGAAGATTCCAAAAGTACCTATCATTCTTTTTGATTCAAATTATTGGAATCCATTCAAACAATTTTTGACTGACCATACTATGAATAAATATCATGCTATAGATCAGGACAGTTTGAATATGTTTGAGATTACCGATTCTCTTGATAAGGTTATAGAAATCATCAAAAAAGCTCCAGTCAGTGAGTGGTGGAGAAATATTAATTAA
- the tgt gene encoding tRNA guanosine(34) transglycosylase Tgt has translation MKFTIQSKLPNGRGRAGIIETAHGKIETPAFIPVATKATIKALTPEQVRDDVGPQAILANTYHLYLQPGIDVLKKAGGLGKFMNWSGPTFTDSGGFQAFSLGSGMGKKGGKIAKIALGVSSENENTTPPGGEGVLNFSVAHSASQRMSESSGSEVSAMMAKMDDDGVTFKSIIDGSTHRFTPERSIEIQQAIGADIIFAFDECLSPHESYEKQKKAIERTAIWAKRCLNAFGTYGGEASGKTQSQALFGIVQGGRHEDLRRLSARTIGAMDFDGFGIGGSFDKDDIGTAVGWVADELPEGKPRHLLGIGNPADLILGIENGMDTFDCVAPTRIARNGTAYVSGGVTSGGLASGSSDSEASLPENQQKQTINLFNSRFVSDFSPIDPTCGCYTCKNYTRAYIAHLFRAKEMLAATLTSIHNLYFLVNLVKEARKAIVEGRWEEFKKNY, from the coding sequence ATGAAATTCACCATCCAATCAAAATTGCCCAACGGTCGTGGTCGTGCTGGTATTATAGAAACTGCGCATGGCAAGATTGAAACTCCTGCTTTTATTCCTGTTGCCACAAAAGCGACCATAAAGGCTTTGACACCAGAGCAGGTACGAGATGATGTCGGTCCACAAGCTATTCTTGCTAATACATATCATTTGTATTTACAACCTGGGATTGATGTATTGAAAAAGGCAGGTGGTTTGGGAAAATTTATGAATTGGTCTGGTCCAACTTTCACTGATTCTGGTGGTTTTCAGGCTTTTTCTCTTGGTTCTGGGATGGGGAAAAAAGGTGGAAAGATTGCGAAGATTGCCTTGGGGGTATCGTCCGAAAATGAAAATACCACCCCCCCTGGGGGGGAGGGGGTATTGAATTTTTCGGTAGCCCATTCCGCCAGCCAGCGAATGTCGGAGTCCTCCGGAAGCGAGGTTTCCGCAATGATGGCAAAGATGGACGATGATGGCGTTACTTTCAAATCCATAATAGATGGTTCTACTCATCGCTTCACTCCAGAACGTTCCATCGAAATCCAGCAGGCTATAGGCGCGGACATCATTTTTGCTTTTGATGAATGTTTATCGCCTCACGAATCTTACGAAAAACAAAAGAAAGCTATAGAAAGGACTGCAATTTGGGCAAAAAGGTGTCTGAATGCTTTTGGGACTTACGGAGGCGAGGCTTCCGGAAAAACCCAATCCCAAGCCCTTTTCGGTATAGTTCAAGGCGGTCGCCACGAAGATTTGCGACGTCTTTCCGCAAGAACTATTGGTGCTATGGACTTTGACGGCTTCGGCATTGGTGGTTCTTTTGATAAAGATGATATTGGTACAGCTGTTGGTTGGGTTGCTGACGAGTTGCCAGAAGGTAAGCCGAGACATCTCCTAGGTATTGGCAATCCCGCTGACCTCATTTTGGGTATAGAAAATGGCATGGATACTTTTGATTGTGTTGCTCCTACGCGCATCGCTAGAAATGGAACCGCGTATGTTTCCGGAGGTGTAACCTCCGGAGGCCTCGCTTCCGGAAGCAGCGATTCGGAAGCCTCGCTTCCGGAAAACCAGCAGAAACAGACCATCAATCTTTTCAATTCTCGTTTTGTCTCCGATTTTTCTCCTATTGATCCTACTTGCGGTTGTTATACTTGCAAAAATTACACCAGAGCTTATATTGCTCACTTATTTAGAGCCAAAGAGATGTTGGCAGCCACTTTGACATCTATTCACAATCTTTATTTTCTGGTGAATTTAGTTAAGGAAGCGAGGAAGGCGATTGTGGAAGGAAGGTGGGAGGAGTTTAAGAAGAATTACTAA